The proteins below come from a single Streptomyces sp. B3I8 genomic window:
- a CDS encoding TerD family protein, with protein sequence MTPGSNIPLTVTHVTVDVAAPVRLDVSGLLLTPDGKVRTDDDFIFYNQPTGPGVTYRSGGGTAPDAIAVDTTAVPPGIEKIVVTASPDAAGQTFQGIEPTATLRNAADGSVLATFTPPRLGAETALVVMEIYLRNGAWKARAVGQGYANGLAGIATDFGVSVEEPAPAAQPRPVTPPQPTAPPQPMAPPTAPPQAAPAAQSPAPGSGKVNLDKGRVSLQKNQTVSLVKGGRPLLSQVKMGLGWEPAYRGKDIDLDASVIAYGPQRNHIDSCYFGKLSILNGAVKHSGDNLTGEGGGDDEVIVVDLGRIPQEVSGLVFTVNSFSGQKFTEVAKAYCRLLDAATGEELVRFDLTNAEAQTGVMMAKLVRQFSGEWDMTAMGDFAKSRTVRGMVKPAAQSL encoded by the coding sequence ATGACCCCCGGCTCGAACATCCCTCTCACCGTCACCCACGTGACGGTGGATGTCGCGGCCCCCGTACGACTCGACGTATCGGGCCTGCTGCTCACCCCCGACGGCAAGGTCCGCACCGACGACGACTTCATCTTCTACAACCAGCCCACCGGCCCCGGCGTGACCTACCGCTCCGGCGGCGGTACCGCCCCCGACGCCATCGCCGTCGACACCACCGCCGTCCCCCCGGGCATCGAGAAGATCGTCGTCACCGCCAGCCCCGACGCAGCCGGCCAGACCTTCCAGGGCATCGAACCCACCGCCACCCTCCGCAACGCGGCCGACGGCTCCGTCCTCGCCACGTTCACACCCCCGCGGCTCGGCGCCGAGACGGCCCTGGTGGTCATGGAGATCTACCTGCGCAACGGCGCCTGGAAGGCCCGCGCCGTCGGCCAGGGCTACGCCAATGGGCTGGCCGGCATCGCCACGGACTTCGGCGTCTCGGTGGAGGAACCGGCACCGGCCGCACAGCCCCGGCCGGTCACCCCGCCGCAGCCGACGGCCCCGCCGCAGCCGATGGCTCCGCCCACCGCACCCCCGCAGGCCGCCCCCGCCGCACAATCCCCCGCCCCCGGTTCCGGCAAGGTCAACCTGGACAAGGGCCGGGTCAGCCTGCAGAAGAACCAGACGGTGTCCCTCGTCAAGGGCGGCCGCCCACTGCTCTCCCAGGTCAAGATGGGCCTCGGCTGGGAGCCGGCCTACCGCGGCAAGGACATCGACCTGGACGCCTCGGTCATCGCCTACGGCCCCCAGCGCAACCACATCGACAGCTGCTACTTCGGCAAGCTGTCGATCCTGAACGGCGCCGTCAAGCACTCCGGCGACAACCTCACCGGCGAGGGCGGCGGTGACGACGAGGTGATCGTGGTCGACCTCGGCCGCATCCCGCAGGAGGTCTCGGGCCTGGTCTTCACCGTCAACTCCTTCTCGGGCCAGAAGTTCACGGAGGTCGCCAAAGCGTACTGCCGCCTCCTGGACGCCGCGACGGGCGAGGAGCTGGTCCGCTTCGACCTCACCAACGCCGAGGCGCAGACCGGCGTGATGATGGCCAAGCTGGTCCGGCAGTTCTCCGGCGAGTGGGACATGACGGCGATGGGCGACTTCGCCAAGTCCCGCACCGTCCGCGGCATGGTGAAGCCGGCCGCGCAGTCGCTGTAA
- a CDS encoding alkaline phosphatase PhoX, which yields MSLTRRDFAGRTALTGAGVVLAGSVGALATAPQALASTDHHSPDDHHHGGVGYGPLIADPQGVLALPAGFSYRVITYSGRTKLESGEYTPSNHDGTSTFDGPRGATLLVNNHELKGPRADWEHPVPLTEGLVYDPAASGGCTVVEVRHDHVAEWVGIAGTSTNCAGGNTPWDTWLTCEETEDKAGQNGMTKDHGYVFEVDPADRRANRDPKPIKALGRYAHEAVVVDPKRGHLYLTEDASGPNGLFYRWTPPHGFRHGRGRLRTLGDDAGVLQAFKCFDSGGRFVDDLSRAKRTGTVYGVDWVDVPDRDATSTSVRKQFTDGQVTRARKLEGMWWADGGAYVVSSFARAESPVQHDGQVWFYDPRRRTLTLKVLIGVNPDPAADGAFDGPDNITVSPYGGLVIAEDGEGVQHLFGATDSGRTYPIARNELNIGTEEEPEYSEFTGVTFSPDGHTLYANIQTPGIMLAITGPWKRQRR from the coding sequence ATGTCGCTCACCCGTAGGGACTTCGCCGGACGAACCGCGCTCACCGGGGCCGGAGTCGTCCTGGCCGGCAGTGTCGGCGCTCTCGCCACCGCTCCGCAGGCGCTCGCCTCGACCGACCACCACAGCCCGGACGACCACCACCACGGAGGCGTCGGCTACGGTCCGCTGATCGCCGATCCCCAGGGCGTTCTGGCGCTGCCCGCCGGGTTCTCCTACCGCGTCATCACCTACAGCGGCCGCACCAAGCTGGAGTCGGGCGAGTACACGCCCTCCAACCACGACGGCACGTCCACCTTCGACGGCCCCCGCGGCGCCACCCTCCTCGTCAACAACCACGAGCTGAAGGGCCCGCGCGCCGACTGGGAGCACCCCGTGCCGCTCACCGAGGGCCTGGTGTACGACCCGGCCGCGTCCGGCGGCTGCACCGTCGTCGAGGTGCGCCACGACCACGTCGCCGAATGGGTCGGCATCGCCGGCACCTCCACCAACTGCGCCGGCGGCAACACCCCCTGGGACACCTGGCTCACCTGCGAGGAGACCGAGGACAAGGCCGGCCAGAACGGCATGACCAAGGACCACGGCTACGTCTTCGAGGTCGACCCCGCCGACCGCCGGGCCAACCGGGACCCGAAGCCGATCAAGGCGCTGGGCCGGTACGCGCACGAGGCCGTCGTCGTCGACCCCAAGCGCGGCCACCTGTACCTCACCGAGGACGCCTCCGGTCCCAACGGCCTGTTCTACCGCTGGACCCCGCCCCACGGCTTCCGCCACGGCCGCGGCCGGCTGCGCACCCTCGGCGACGACGCCGGCGTGCTCCAGGCCTTCAAGTGCTTCGACTCCGGCGGCCGGTTCGTCGACGACCTCTCCCGCGCCAAGCGCACCGGCACGGTGTACGGCGTCGACTGGGTCGACGTCCCCGACCGCGACGCCACGTCCACCTCCGTCCGCAAGCAGTTCACCGACGGCCAGGTCACCCGCGCCCGCAAGCTGGAGGGCATGTGGTGGGCGGACGGCGGCGCCTACGTCGTCTCCTCCTTCGCGCGCGCGGAGAGCCCCGTCCAGCACGACGGCCAGGTCTGGTTCTACGACCCCCGGCGCCGCACCCTCACCCTGAAGGTGCTCATCGGTGTCAACCCCGACCCCGCCGCCGACGGCGCCTTCGACGGCCCCGACAACATCACCGTCTCCCCGTACGGCGGCCTCGTCATCGCCGAGGACGGCGAGGGCGTGCAGCACCTGTTCGGGGCGACGGACAGCGGGCGCACGTACCCCATCGCCCGCAACGAGCTCAACATCGGTACGGAGGAGGAGCCGGAGTACAGCGAGTTCACCGGCGTCACCTTCTCGCCCGACGGCCACACCCTCTACGCCAACATCCAGACCCCGGGCATCATGCTCGCCATCACCGGTCCCTGGAAGCGGCAGCGGCGGTAA
- a CDS encoding endonuclease/exonuclease/phosphatase family protein encodes MPSKSSARLAALTVAAVCSTVSGVVLTAPAHADGVRVHDVQGTTRISPYAGRQVTDVAGIVTGVRGYGSSKGFWMQDPAPDADPATSEGVFVFTSSAPKVSAGDAVTVTGTVSEYVPGGTSSGNQSVTEITKPVITTTSTGNPLPAPTTVDARSVPDAYTPAGDAAAKNSVNGLTLRPKTYALDYYESLEGMTVRVADARVVTGTDPYTELWVTVKPHENPTRRGGTVYGSYTSQNTGRLQIQSLGPTADFPSATVGDTLAGTTAGPLDYNQFGGYTLVASELGSLRKGGLQQETTHRQSSRELAVATYNVENLDPSDDTFAAHAAAIVHNLDSPDIVSLEEIQDNSGATDDGTVAADRTLGKLIDAIVAAGGPHYEWRGIAPVDDQDGGEPGGNIRQAFLFNPARVSFTDRAGGTSTTAVGVEKARGKARLTASPGRIDPASAAWENSRKPLAGEFVFRGKTVFVIANHFASKGGDQGLTAQYQPPVRGSETQRHAQATEVNAFVKDILKAQKNARVIALGDINDFEFSGTARLLEDDGALWSAIKSLPKSERYTYDYQGNSQVLDQILLSPSLRHPGTYTYDSVHINAEFPTQISDHDPQVTRLHL; translated from the coding sequence TTGCCGAGCAAGTCATCCGCGCGTCTCGCCGCGCTCACCGTCGCCGCCGTCTGCTCCACGGTCTCCGGCGTGGTCCTCACCGCGCCGGCGCACGCCGACGGTGTGCGCGTCCATGACGTCCAGGGCACCACCCGCATCTCCCCGTACGCCGGCCGGCAGGTCACCGACGTGGCCGGAATCGTCACCGGCGTGCGCGGCTACGGGTCGTCGAAGGGCTTCTGGATGCAGGACCCGGCGCCGGACGCCGATCCGGCCACCAGCGAGGGCGTGTTCGTCTTCACCAGCTCCGCGCCGAAGGTCTCGGCCGGCGACGCGGTGACCGTGACGGGCACCGTCTCGGAATACGTGCCCGGCGGCACGTCGAGCGGCAACCAGTCGGTCACCGAGATCACCAAGCCGGTGATCACCACCACCTCCACCGGCAACCCGCTCCCGGCGCCGACCACGGTCGACGCCCGCTCGGTGCCGGACGCGTACACCCCGGCGGGCGACGCCGCCGCGAAGAACTCGGTCAACGGGCTGACGCTGCGGCCCAAGACGTACGCCCTGGACTACTACGAGTCCCTGGAGGGCATGACCGTGCGGGTCGCCGACGCCCGCGTGGTGACGGGCACCGACCCGTACACCGAGCTGTGGGTCACCGTGAAGCCGCACGAGAACCCGACCCGGCGCGGCGGCACGGTGTACGGCTCCTACACCTCCCAGAACACCGGCCGGCTGCAGATCCAGTCCCTGGGCCCCACCGCCGACTTCCCGTCCGCGACCGTCGGCGACACCCTCGCCGGCACCACCGCCGGGCCGCTGGACTACAACCAGTTCGGCGGCTACACGCTGGTCGCGAGCGAGCTCGGCAGCCTGCGCAAGGGCGGCCTGCAGCAGGAGACGACACACCGGCAGAGCAGCCGCGAACTCGCGGTGGCCACCTACAACGTCGAGAACCTCGACCCGTCCGACGACACGTTCGCCGCCCACGCCGCCGCGATCGTGCACAACCTCGACTCGCCCGACATCGTGTCCCTGGAGGAGATCCAGGACAACAGCGGCGCCACGGACGACGGCACGGTCGCCGCCGACCGGACGCTCGGCAAGCTGATCGACGCGATCGTCGCGGCGGGCGGCCCGCACTACGAGTGGCGTGGCATCGCCCCGGTCGACGACCAGGACGGCGGCGAGCCCGGCGGCAACATCCGCCAGGCGTTCCTGTTCAACCCCGCGCGGGTGTCGTTCACCGACCGCGCCGGGGGGACGTCCACGACGGCCGTCGGCGTGGAGAAGGCGCGGGGCAAGGCCCGCCTGACGGCGTCCCCGGGGCGGATCGACCCGGCGAGCGCGGCGTGGGAGAACAGCCGCAAGCCGCTGGCGGGCGAGTTCGTCTTCCGCGGGAAGACGGTCTTCGTGATCGCCAACCACTTCGCCTCGAAGGGCGGCGACCAGGGCCTGACGGCCCAGTACCAGCCGCCGGTGCGCGGCTCGGAGACCCAGCGGCACGCCCAGGCGACGGAGGTGAACGCCTTCGTCAAGGACATCCTCAAGGCCCAGAAGAACGCGAGGGTGATCGCCCTAGGCGACATCAACGACTTCGAGTTCTCCGGCACGGCCCGGCTCCTGGAGGACGACGGCGCCCTGTGGTCGGCGATCAAGTCGCTGCCGAAGAGCGAGCGGTACACGTACGACTACCAGGGCAACAGTCAGGTTCTGGACCAGATCCTGCTCAGCCCGTCCCTCCGCCACCCCGGCACGTACACCTACGACAGCGTCCACATCAACGCCGAGTTCCCCACCCAGATCAGCGACCACGACCCCCAGGTGACCCGCCTCCACCTGTGA
- a CDS encoding DUF3618 domain-containing protein encodes MAGSVPASGRSATGAKGPDELRLQIEETRGKLGDTVEELAGKVDVKGRARARAEDLRDRAGAVTVQLRSTAARVGERQRVPLVVAGVGAGAVVAAGVWWGRRGGR; translated from the coding sequence CTGGCCGGGTCCGTACCGGCGTCCGGACGGAGCGCGACGGGGGCCAAGGGACCCGACGAACTGCGGCTGCAGATCGAGGAGACGCGGGGGAAGTTGGGCGACACGGTGGAGGAGCTCGCCGGGAAGGTGGACGTGAAGGGGCGGGCGCGGGCGCGGGCGGAGGATCTGCGGGACCGGGCGGGAGCGGTGACGGTGCAGTTGCGGAGTACGGCGGCGCGGGTGGGGGAGCGGCAGCGGGTGCCGTTGGTTGTTGCGGGAGTGGGGGCCGGGGCGGTTGTGGCGGCAGGGGTGTGGTGGGGGCGGCGCGGGGGGCGGTGA
- a CDS encoding phage holin family protein has protein sequence MTTTEAKPVRTVHYPEGSDHHSVGELVGQATEQLSRLVRQEMSLAKEELAEKGRRAGRGGGLLGGAGAVAYVGLMALAATAIAAIAVALPVWAAALIVTAGLFLVAGVLGLMGRAQLRRATPAKPQQTLDSVKADVDEIKGRAHR, from the coding sequence GTGACCACGACCGAGGCCAAGCCCGTGCGCACCGTCCATTACCCGGAGGGTTCCGACCACCATTCGGTGGGCGAACTCGTCGGCCAGGCGACCGAACAGCTCTCCCGGCTCGTACGTCAGGAAATGAGCCTCGCCAAGGAGGAACTCGCCGAGAAGGGACGCCGGGCCGGGCGCGGCGGCGGGCTGCTGGGCGGCGCGGGGGCCGTGGCCTACGTCGGGCTGATGGCGCTGGCTGCCACGGCCATCGCCGCGATCGCGGTGGCGCTGCCCGTATGGGCCGCGGCGCTGATCGTGACGGCGGGGCTGTTCCTGGTGGCGGGCGTGCTCGGGCTGATGGGGAGGGCGCAGTTGCGGCGGGCGACGCCGGCGAAGCCGCAGCAGACGCTCGACAGCGTCAAGGCCGACGTCGATGAGATCAAGGGGAGGGCGCACCGGTGA
- the dapA gene encoding 4-hydroxy-tetrahydrodipicolinate synthase — MTPTAPLTPPSGPPASASRPAPFGRALCAMVTPFTDGGALDLDGARELAARLVDEGCEGLVLSGTTGESPTTTDAEKAALVRAVREVVGGRATLVAGVGTADTAHTVNLARAAEKAGADGLLVVAPYYSRPPQDAVEAHLREVADATALPVMLYDIPARTGTRIEPETVLRLAGHPRIVAVKDCSHDLLGAQKVRHRTELAYYAGCDEQTLALYAVGGAGCVSTVANVVPRRFRAILDAFDAGDTAGAARLQLAVNDLIESMMAAGLPGTVTAKALLTRLGLPAGPVRPPLRPAGRETADGLLTVYERLAGGAGTRLAGAV, encoded by the coding sequence ATGACACCCACCGCACCACTCACCCCGCCCTCCGGCCCACCCGCCTCCGCGTCCCGCCCCGCCCCCTTCGGCCGCGCCCTGTGCGCCATGGTCACCCCCTTCACCGACGGAGGCGCCCTCGACCTCGACGGCGCCCGGGAGCTGGCCGCGCGCCTGGTGGACGAGGGGTGCGAGGGCCTGGTGCTGTCCGGCACCACGGGCGAGTCACCGACCACCACGGACGCGGAGAAGGCGGCACTGGTACGGGCGGTACGGGAGGTCGTCGGCGGGCGCGCGACGCTCGTGGCGGGGGTCGGCACGGCCGACACCGCGCACACCGTGAACCTGGCCCGCGCGGCGGAGAAGGCGGGCGCGGACGGCCTCCTGGTCGTCGCCCCGTACTACAGCCGCCCCCCGCAGGACGCCGTCGAGGCCCACTTGCGCGAGGTCGCCGACGCCACCGCGCTGCCCGTGATGCTGTACGACATCCCGGCCCGCACCGGCACCCGGATCGAACCGGAGACGGTGCTCCGGCTGGCCGGACACCCCCGGATCGTGGCGGTCAAGGACTGTTCCCACGACCTGCTGGGTGCCCAGAAGGTGCGGCACCGCACGGAGTTGGCGTACTACGCGGGCTGCGACGAGCAGACCCTGGCGCTGTACGCGGTGGGCGGCGCCGGCTGTGTGAGCACGGTCGCCAACGTCGTACCGCGCCGGTTCCGCGCGATCCTCGACGCCTTCGACGCCGGGGACACGGCCGGTGCGGCCCGGCTCCAGCTCGCGGTGAACGACCTGATCGAGTCGATGATGGCGGCGGGCCTCCCGGGCACGGTCACCGCGAAGGCCCTGCTGACCCGCCTCGGCCTCCCCGCCGGCCCGGTCCGTCCTCCCCTGCGCCCCGCCGGCCGGGAGACGGCCGACGGGCTGCTGACGGTGTACGAGCGGCTGGCGGGCGGGGCCGGAACCCGGCTGGCGGGCGCGGTCTGA